A window from Thermosipho africanus Ob7 encodes these proteins:
- a CDS encoding mechanosensitive ion channel family protein: protein MKEIFQNFWDEVLLSIISVLVGYVVYKYLTKIIQKSLEAFGKELKAPKTVKFFVGVIISVFVILALLSIWKVNLVPYITGLGISGIIVGLALQEPLTNFVSGILVMSTRKLFEGEVVDINGVTGVVDEIKINHSYIKSFDGKLILIPNKSVWSGIVTKFWPGPVRRVTMDVGVSYNTDLETAFKLLQKAIEEEPLVVKEGVSNFIAFKQFGASSIDFTVYFWVERSTYFDAVNSLAFRIKKIFDENNIEIPFTQIDVHLDYQNLGKVFISEDKKI from the coding sequence AGGTACTATTATCAATCATCTCTGTTTTAGTTGGTTATGTAGTTTATAAGTACTTAACTAAGATTATTCAAAAATCCTTAGAAGCTTTTGGAAAAGAGTTAAAAGCTCCAAAAACTGTAAAGTTTTTTGTTGGTGTTATTATTTCAGTTTTTGTAATACTTGCCTTGTTAAGCATTTGGAAAGTCAACCTTGTACCATATATAACTGGGCTTGGGATATCGGGTATAATTGTAGGTCTTGCCCTTCAAGAGCCGTTAACTAATTTTGTTTCAGGGATTCTAGTTATGTCTACTAGAAAGTTATTTGAAGGGGAAGTTGTAGACATAAATGGAGTTACAGGTGTTGTTGATGAGATAAAGATTAATCACAGTTATATTAAAAGTTTTGACGGAAAATTAATTTTAATTCCAAATAAATCTGTATGGAGTGGAATAGTTACGAAATTTTGGCCAGGTCCTGTTAGAAGAGTAACAATGGATGTTGGAGTTTCGTATAACACTGATTTGGAAACTGCATTTAAATTACTTCAAAAAGCAATTGAAGAAGAACCACTTGTTGTAAAAGAAGGTGTTAGTAATTTTATTGCTTTTAAACAATTTGGGGCGAGTTCAATAGATTTTACTGTTTATTTTTGGGTTGAAAGAAGTACTTATTTTGATGCTGTTAATTCACTTGCATTTAGAATAAAGAAAATATTTGATGAAAACAATATTGAAATACCATTTACCCAAATTGATGTTCATTTAGATTATCAAAATCTTGGAAAAGTTTTTATTTCAGAAGATAAAAAAATATAA